In Chryseobacterium camelliae, one DNA window encodes the following:
- a CDS encoding TonB-dependent receptor domain-containing protein gives MKLYISRIFLGIFLVSSQWILAQALSRHQFSVKGKCEMCKTRIESTALKAGAKQAVYSIDSQTLTLETDNSTSTDNILQKVAEAGHDNEKFKATPAAYEALPACCHYDRDSGALQTTAEQNEHSTKKENEFFVRGNCESCKARIEKAAKEAGARSAEWNAESQKLTLDFDPATTSSDKILRKIADAGHDNEKYRAADAVYKNLPSCCLYDRNIPFGEVNPKVHAEEGTNPSHAQHSLSETEGKTIEGVTVIGSKAATSLNKKEAGMVFNIDRKELLKAACCNLSESFETNATVDVSFSNAVTGTKQLKMLGLDQKYTSLTKELLPEIRGLASAYGLSFIPGRWIEGIQLTKGGSTVTNGYESITGQINTELLKNAAKPETSLNLFADFNGRTEANITSVSKINDQWSQTFLLHGNGTFGNTDMNKDGFLDRPKGTQINAAYLLNYNDLEKSGFGSHFGINFIKDERTSGQTDFNKNISQDKQSANGVGIDISRFQVWNKTGYVFKGKPYQSLGWMNQYTYHQQDSFFGLRNYSGKQHTYYSNLIFESILGNTNHKYKAGASFMYDGYDETYLTDQFKRNEIVPGVFAEYTLTGLKYTLVAGARVDFHNLAGTQFTPRMNFKYDITPQTILRLSAGRGFRTANVFAENQQYFASNRMVQIMQNGGNIYGLKPEIAWNYGASLQQEFKLFGRKSSVVADFFRTDFKDQVLVDLDRSPQQLTFYNLEGKSFANSFQTQWDFIPLKNFEVRLAYKYYDVQADYLEGRREVPFMARHRGFLNLAYATNKNTKGGFWSFDTTLNWIGKQRLPETSSNPQEFRLPAYSESYAVLNAQISRNFNPKIRAYLGGENLTSYYQKNAIVDFRNPFGNYFDGGMVYAPIMKANFYVGLDVTF, from the coding sequence ATGAAATTATATATTTCCAGGATATTTCTTGGTATATTCCTGGTATCTTCCCAATGGATATTAGCACAAGCCCTTTCCAGACATCAGTTCAGCGTAAAAGGAAAGTGTGAGATGTGCAAGACAAGAATTGAAAGTACAGCACTGAAAGCAGGAGCAAAGCAGGCTGTCTATTCTATAGATTCCCAAACATTAACGCTGGAAACAGACAACAGCACATCTACAGATAATATTCTACAAAAGGTAGCTGAGGCTGGCCACGATAATGAGAAATTTAAGGCAACGCCTGCGGCATATGAAGCACTTCCTGCCTGTTGTCATTATGATCGGGATTCCGGTGCTCTTCAGACTACGGCTGAACAGAATGAGCACAGCACAAAGAAGGAAAATGAATTTTTTGTCAGAGGGAACTGTGAATCCTGCAAGGCAAGAATTGAGAAAGCAGCCAAGGAAGCCGGTGCCCGTTCTGCTGAATGGAATGCAGAAAGTCAGAAGTTAACCCTTGACTTTGATCCGGCAACCACATCATCAGACAAAATCCTTCGGAAAATTGCGGATGCAGGCCATGATAATGAAAAATACAGGGCAGCAGATGCGGTTTATAAAAACCTTCCTTCATGCTGTCTGTATGACAGGAATATTCCTTTCGGAGAGGTTAATCCTAAGGTTCATGCAGAAGAAGGCACAAATCCCTCCCATGCCCAACACAGTTTGTCTGAGACAGAAGGAAAAACAATTGAAGGAGTAACGGTAATAGGTTCAAAGGCTGCGACTTCACTGAATAAGAAAGAAGCCGGAATGGTATTTAACATCGACCGCAAAGAATTGCTGAAGGCAGCATGCTGCAACCTTTCCGAAAGTTTTGAAACCAATGCAACTGTAGACGTATCGTTCAGCAATGCCGTTACCGGGACTAAACAGCTCAAAATGCTGGGACTGGACCAGAAATACACCAGCTTAACCAAAGAACTGCTGCCTGAGATCAGAGGCCTGGCTTCAGCATATGGTCTCAGTTTTATTCCGGGAAGATGGATTGAAGGCATTCAGCTTACGAAGGGAGGAAGCACTGTTACCAACGGATATGAGAGCATTACCGGGCAGATCAATACTGAGCTGCTGAAAAACGCGGCCAAACCCGAAACTTCACTGAATCTTTTTGCCGATTTCAATGGCCGTACCGAAGCCAATATAACCAGTGTTTCCAAAATCAATGATCAGTGGTCACAAACATTCCTTCTCCACGGAAACGGAACATTCGGCAATACAGACATGAATAAAGACGGATTCCTTGACAGGCCTAAAGGTACCCAGATCAATGCCGCCTATCTATTAAATTACAATGATTTGGAAAAATCCGGTTTCGGATCTCATTTCGGGATTAATTTCATCAAGGACGAGCGGACTTCAGGTCAAACCGATTTCAATAAAAATATTTCACAGGACAAACAGTCCGCCAATGGTGTCGGGATCGACATCTCGAGGTTTCAGGTGTGGAACAAGACCGGCTATGTTTTTAAAGGAAAACCTTACCAGAGCTTAGGCTGGATGAACCAGTATACGTACCACCAGCAGGATAGTTTCTTTGGACTGAGGAATTATTCCGGTAAACAGCATACGTACTATTCCAATCTGATCTTTGAGAGCATCCTGGGCAATACCAACCATAAATATAAAGCAGGAGCAAGCTTCATGTATGACGGCTATGATGAAACCTATCTTACAGATCAGTTCAAAAGGAATGAAATTGTTCCGGGTGTATTTGCCGAATATACGCTGACCGGCCTGAAATACACCCTGGTTGCAGGTGCAAGAGTGGATTTCCATAATCTTGCAGGAACACAGTTTACACCAAGGATGAATTTTAAATATGACATCACTCCGCAGACTATTTTAAGGCTTTCTGCAGGAAGGGGATTCAGAACGGCCAATGTATTTGCGGAAAACCAGCAGTATTTTGCGTCCAACCGCATGGTTCAGATTATGCAGAACGGCGGAAATATTTACGGGCTGAAACCTGAAATCGCTTGGAACTATGGAGCCAGCCTGCAACAGGAATTCAAACTGTTCGGGAGAAAATCTTCCGTGGTGGCTGATTTTTTCAGAACCGATTTCAAGGATCAGGTACTGGTAGATCTTGACCGCTCGCCCCAGCAGCTCACCTTCTATAATCTTGAAGGGAAATCTTTTGCCAATTCTTTTCAGACCCAGTGGGACTTTATTCCTCTCAAAAACTTCGAGGTAAGGCTGGCCTATAAATATTACGACGTTCAAGCGGACTATCTCGAAGGAAGGCGTGAAGTTCCGTTTATGGCAAGACACAGAGGTTTTCTTAATCTGGCGTATGCAACTAACAAAAATACCAAGGGCGGATTCTGGAGCTTCGATACCACGCTTAACTGGATCGGAAAACAAAGGCTTCCGGAAACCTCTTCCAATCCTCAGGAATTCAGACTGCCGGCTTATTCCGAATCCTATGCCGTACTGAATGCACAGATTTCCAGAAATTTTAATCCTAAAATAAGGGCTTATCTGGGAGGTGAAAACCTGACTTCATATTATCAGAAGAACGCTATTGTAGATTTCAGGAATCCGTTCGGAAATTATTTCGATGGCGGGATGGTGTATGCACCCATCATGAAAGCTAACTTTTATGTTGGGCTGGATGTGACATTCTAA
- a CDS encoding helix-turn-helix domain-containing protein: MPQTLIFEDHYKKLGLEFFSGEHPGMINSNKFRHDVKIFFIPAGYELTVDFNRFKTIKPSLFFLSTQQVNIEHGKDGAILLYYNRDFYCIQIHDKEVACDGLLFHNVFEIPFIELDREEAAVVKKLFSEIQYELEWKDSSAEEMIRTYVKQLIIRSTRMWKKQHLDQAIVKISGHELDIFRDFSRFLEIHFREKHHVSDYADLLHMAPKTLTHKFRALRLESPNQLIINRILLEAKRLLLYTDKPVKEIAHHLGYEDPAYFNRLFTQKTENTPSNFRKNYLSGKKYNT, from the coding sequence ATGCCGCAAACACTTATTTTTGAAGACCACTATAAAAAACTCGGACTTGAATTCTTTTCCGGTGAACATCCCGGAATGATTAACAGCAATAAGTTCCGCCATGATGTAAAAATATTCTTTATTCCGGCAGGCTATGAGCTGACTGTTGATTTTAACCGTTTTAAAACCATAAAGCCCAGCCTCTTTTTCCTCAGCACCCAGCAGGTGAATATAGAACACGGTAAAGATGGGGCGATCCTGCTCTATTATAACCGGGACTTCTACTGCATTCAGATCCATGACAAAGAAGTAGCCTGTGATGGACTCCTGTTTCATAATGTTTTTGAAATTCCTTTTATAGAACTGGACCGTGAAGAAGCAGCCGTCGTAAAAAAATTATTCAGTGAGATACAATATGAACTGGAATGGAAAGACTCCTCCGCAGAAGAAATGATCCGTACGTATGTAAAACAGCTGATCATACGGTCTACCAGAATGTGGAAGAAGCAACATCTGGATCAGGCTATCGTAAAGATCTCCGGGCATGAACTTGACATTTTCAGAGATTTCAGCAGGTTTCTTGAAATTCATTTCAGGGAAAAACATCATGTTTCAGACTACGCGGACCTGCTGCATATGGCCCCAAAAACACTAACCCACAAATTCAGAGCACTGCGGTTGGAAAGTCCCAACCAGCTTATCATCAACAGAATTTTGCTGGAAGCCAAGAGACTATTGCTGTACACGGATAAGCCTGTTAAAGAAATTGCCCATCATCTGGGCTATGAAGATCCTGCTTATTTCAACAGGCTTTTTACCCAAAAGACAGAAAATACCCCGTCTAATTTCAGGAAAAATTATCTCTCGGGAAAAAAGTACAATACGTAG
- a CDS encoding response regulator transcription factor, giving the protein MSNRILLVEDDQSFGAVLKDYLTINNFEVTLATDGEQGLKEFTENEFDICIFDVMMPKKDGFSLAEDVKKIDKNTPIIFLTARNMREDILKGYQLGADDYITKPFDTELLLYKIKAILQRSSTLENEEQEQFKISNIFFDSMLRQLRVGDKEYKLSPKENELLKLLCIHRNDFMPRDLALRKIWKKENYFTARSMDVYIAKLRKLLKDDEGLEIINVHGEGFRLLVKN; this is encoded by the coding sequence ATGAGCAACAGGATATTATTGGTAGAAGACGATCAGAGTTTTGGAGCCGTACTAAAAGATTATTTAACGATCAATAACTTTGAGGTAACACTGGCTACAGACGGAGAACAGGGATTGAAAGAGTTTACTGAAAATGAGTTTGACATCTGTATTTTTGATGTGATGATGCCGAAAAAGGACGGTTTTTCACTGGCAGAAGATGTGAAAAAAATTGATAAAAACACTCCGATCATCTTCCTTACCGCAAGGAACATGAGGGAAGATATTCTGAAAGGTTATCAGCTAGGTGCAGACGATTATATTACCAAGCCTTTCGACACCGAATTGCTCCTGTATAAAATCAAAGCCATCCTTCAAAGGAGCTCTACCCTCGAAAATGAGGAACAGGAACAGTTTAAGATCAGCAATATCTTTTTCGATTCCATGTTGAGGCAGCTGCGGGTAGGAGACAAAGAATATAAGCTCTCCCCTAAGGAGAACGAGCTGCTTAAGCTCCTGTGCATTCACAGAAATGACTTTATGCCGAGAGACCTGGCCTTAAGGAAAATCTGGAAAAAAGAAAACTATTTTACCGCCAGAAGTATGGATGTATATATCGCCAAACTTCGTAAACTGCTGAAAGATGATGAAGGTCTGGAAATCATCAACGTTCATGGTGAAGGTTTCCGTTTACTGGTAAAAAACTAA